Part of the Nitrosophilus alvini genome, CCTTTATCTGCAGGTGTGAGTTCTAATTTGGCTCCGAGCGCCACCAGTAGTTTGCGTCTTTCCATACTCATAGATTCCGGCATCGTAAGTATCAGTTTGAGCCCCATGGCCGCACAGACGCTTGCAAGTGCAATACCTGTGTTTCCGCTGGTGGGTTCTATTATTGTTGTTTCGTTGTCTATCAGGCCTTTTTCAATAGCTCTTCTAATCATATTGAAACCTATCCTGTCTTTAACAGAACCGGTAGGATTCATAAATTCGCATTTTCCTATTATCTTGGCCCCATATTCGGAACTGAGTGAGTTTATCATCACAAGCGGGGTATTTCCTATAAGTCCTGTAACGTTAGCAGCTATTTTCATTTTTTTCCCCTCAATAATAATAGAAATATAACAAAAATCGATATTACCAAATAATATCAGTTTTTGCAATGTTTGTTGAGTGAAAAACTACTGTACCGTGCTTTTCGGCATAATATTTAATAAGAAGATTTTGCAGTACCGGTTCAATGGAGGGTATAAACCATGCGTTGTTGCTTATCGCTATCATATATTTAGGATCGCCCGCATAGAGTTTTGGGTGTGTGGCCTCATAGCATATTGCATTTCTGAAATTTATACCTTTCACCACAAAGTCTGTCGGTTTAGAGGCTTTTTGATAATCTTCCGCACCGTTATAAAATTTTTCGTTTATCCATTTTCCTAAAAAAGAGGGTAGCGGTATCTCTTCGCCGAAAGGTACAAGTACAACCTTGTCGGCAATTGTCATCTCTCCTTTATTGAAGAAAAACGAGGAGTTGTATACAAGCTTGCCTTTTAGATGAAGTGCTCCTGTTACAATAGCTATTTTTAAACTTCTTTTTTTTAAAAGATTGATAATATTTTCCTCTCTGTTCAAAAAGAGAGGAAAAGCGCTTTCCGGCAGAACAACAAGATCATAATTTTTCTCTATGGCTCTGTCTATGATGGAAAAATTCTCTTTAATGATACCGTTTAGATACCGTGGGTCCCACTTTTTGTCCTGAGGAATTTTTGTCTGGCTCAGATAGATTTTCAGAGGCGGCATTGTGGGTTGGGAAGTTTCACCTTTCAAAGCAAAAACAAGAGGCAAAAAGGCCAGAAATTTTACTTTTTTGGGGAGCACAAAGAGAGTAAGGAGAGCTAGAAGTATTACGGCAAAAGAGATTTTTGTGGTATCAAAAATCGAATTTATAAATACCAACTCGGGAACAAACCAGTTAAAACCGAAAGGATGTATGTGGCTGAGCAGAAGCAGAAAAAGAGATTTAATCAATACTTGAAAAAATAAAAAAATAGTCTCTTTTTCTTTTTTGAATACTTTTTTTAAAATCCCTAAAACCGCTTTTTCACTCAAATATCCCATAGTCCAAAAAAGTATTCCGTAGACAAAACCTATAAACAGAATCATAATCGGTATCATCCAGGATAGACCGTAGTATCTAAAACTCAGAGCTATCCAGTAAAACCAGAGAACTCCTGTAAAAAAGCCTGTCCAGAAAAGCTCTTTTTTTCCGGCTTTGAGTACCACATAAAAACTTAGCAATCCGAAAAAAGATTCCAGATAAGGCATATTTATATCAAAATATGCCAAATATATAAAAGAGGAAAAAATTACTGCTGTAAAAAAGGCTTTTATTAGTAAATTGATGTTAAAATATCGCCTCATAAACTCCACACAAAGGAAAGCAATGGAAGGACAAGGCGGTGCAGCAGGGATTTTGGGTTCTTTGTTTCCACTCATCATTATCTTTGTAATATTCTATTTTTTGATCATCAGGCCGCAGCAGCAGCAGGCCAAGAAACATAAAGAGATGGTTGAATCTCTCAAAAAAGGCGATAAAATTATCACTACCGGGGGTATTGTTGCCGAAGTGATAAAGCCTGAAGAGGATTTTATCAAAGTAAAGCTTAATGATGAGGTTGTTGTTAAAATTCATAAAGATTATGTAGCCAAAAAATTAGAGAGCTGAAATGAAGCTGCTTAATTACAGATTGGTAATCTTTATAATTGCTCTTGTAGGAGGGATCGCTTTGTCGGTTCCTTCCATATTTAACTTAAAAGAGGGACCCAAAATAACGCTTGGCCTTGATCTGCAGGGCGGTCTGCATATGCTACTTGGAGTCGATACCGATGCTGCAATACATTCAAAAATAAAATCGATAGCGTCCAATATCAAATATTATGCGGAAGCGGAAGATATTTTGATAGATGATCTGAAAATTGAAGACAAAACTGTCACCTTTACGCTACTTGACAAAGATGACCAGCCGAAAATCGATGAAATGCTGAGCAAAATACCGGGACTGGAGATAAAAAAAGAGGGGCTAAAATATAGTGTAACTCTTACTCCTCAAGAGATAGAATCGGTAAAAGAGTATGCAATAAATCAGGCGGTTGATACTATCAGGAACAGACTTGACCAGTTCGGTCTTGCCGAACCGAACGTAGCAAAGCAGGGCAAAGAGAAGATACTTGTCGAGCTTCCCGGGATAAAAACTCCGCAAGAAGAACAAAGAGTTCGTTCTCTTATAGCCAAAGCGGCGCATCTTCAACTGATGGCCGTAGATGAAGAGAGGTTTGCTAGAGTGTATCAGATGACACCGGAAGAGGCTGCGGAATATGGTGATGTGATACTCAGTGATGCGAAAAATCCAAATGTAAAATATCTGCTTAAAGAGATACCGATTCTTGACGGTTCAATGATTGTGGATGCGAAGGTAGCATTTGATCAGAATA contains:
- a CDS encoding apolipoprotein N-acyltransferase, producing the protein MRRYFNINLLIKAFFTAVIFSSFIYLAYFDINMPYLESFFGLLSFYVVLKAGKKELFWTGFFTGVLWFYWIALSFRYYGLSWMIPIMILFIGFVYGILFWTMGYLSEKAVLGILKKVFKKEKETIFLFFQVLIKSLFLLLLSHIHPFGFNWFVPELVFINSIFDTTKISFAVILLALLTLFVLPKKVKFLAFLPLVFALKGETSQPTMPPLKIYLSQTKIPQDKKWDPRYLNGIIKENFSIIDRAIEKNYDLVVLPESAFPLFLNREENIINLLKKRSLKIAIVTGALHLKGKLVYNSSFFFNKGEMTIADKVVLVPFGEEIPLPSFLGKWINEKFYNGAEDYQKASKPTDFVVKGINFRNAICYEATHPKLYAGDPKYMIAISNNAWFIPSIEPVLQNLLIKYYAEKHGTVVFHSTNIAKTDIIW
- the yajC gene encoding preprotein translocase subunit YajC, with product MEGQGGAAGILGSLFPLIIIFVIFYFLIIRPQQQQAKKHKEMVESLKKGDKIITTGGIVAEVIKPEEDFIKVKLNDEVVVKIHKDYVAKKLES